A window of Bacteroidota bacterium contains these coding sequences:
- a CDS encoding 3-deoxy-D-manno-octulosonic acid transferase, whose product MRALYTLSILLYRAAIGIAAWFVPKARLWVNGRRNWQQQLAAKLAGSDEPVIWMHCASLGEFEQGRPILEALRREKPGHRLLLTFFSPSGFEVRKNYTGADIICYLPADTPANARKFAELVKPQAAIFIKYEFWLNHLNELRARQVPHILVAGIFRPSQAFFKPWGGIFREALQGYTHVFVQDEQSEKLLRGIGITHLSRGGDPRFDRVADIAAQSRSIPVAEAFAANASVFVAGSTWPADEQLLIPALAPYLLSKWKLLIAPHELGETHLQQIEKLLAQEKLPPASIIRFSAATPQTATSATVLIVDNIGMLSALYGFGQAAYIGGGFGKSIHNTLEAAVWNVPVIFGPRHQKFNEALGLLSCGGGFAVNDENSLKQILAEILSDTGFSSQAGKKAGHYVQQHKGATQLALSQLQKMV is encoded by the coding sequence ATGCGGGCACTGTACACGCTTAGCATTCTGCTTTACCGCGCAGCCATTGGCATTGCCGCATGGTTTGTACCCAAAGCCCGCCTCTGGGTAAACGGCCGCCGCAACTGGCAACAGCAACTTGCCGCCAAACTCGCAGGCAGCGATGAGCCGGTAATCTGGATGCATTGCGCTTCGCTTGGTGAGTTTGAGCAGGGCCGCCCCATTCTCGAAGCACTGCGCCGCGAAAAGCCCGGCCACCGGCTGTTACTCACTTTTTTCTCCCCCTCCGGATTCGAAGTAAGAAAAAACTATACCGGGGCCGACATCATCTGTTACCTTCCCGCCGATACGCCTGCCAATGCCCGGAAATTTGCAGAGCTGGTAAAACCACAAGCGGCCATTTTCATCAAATACGAATTCTGGCTCAATCACCTCAATGAATTGCGCGCACGCCAGGTGCCACACATTCTTGTAGCTGGCATTTTCAGGCCTTCGCAGGCGTTTTTTAAGCCCTGGGGCGGCATTTTCAGAGAGGCGCTGCAGGGATATACACACGTTTTTGTGCAGGATGAACAATCGGAAAAACTGCTGCGTGGAATTGGCATTACACACCTCAGTCGCGGTGGCGATCCGCGATTCGACCGGGTGGCTGATATTGCCGCTCAATCGCGCAGCATCCCGGTAGCCGAAGCCTTTGCGGCAAATGCCAGCGTGTTTGTGGCCGGCAGCACCTGGCCTGCCGATGAACAGTTGCTCATCCCGGCACTGGCACCATACTTACTCTCAAAATGGAAACTCCTCATCGCCCCGCACGAACTGGGCGAAACACATTTGCAGCAAATCGAAAAACTGCTTGCTCAGGAAAAACTCCCCCCTGCTTCCATCATCCGCTTTTCAGCAGCCACGCCTCAAACAGCAACCTCAGCAACCGTTCTTATTGTTGATAATATCGGCATGCTGTCAGCACTATACGGCTTTGGTCAAGCCGCCTACATTGGCGGCGGTTTTGGCAAAAGCATTCACAATACCCTCGAAGCCGCGGTGTGGAATGTGCCCGTAATTTTTGGCCCAAGACATCAGAAATTTAACGAAGCATTAGGGCTGCTTAGCTGTGGTGGCGGCTTTGCCGTGAATGATGAAAACTCGCTGAAGCAAATATTAGCCGAAATTCTCTCCGATACCGGATTTTCTTCTCAGGCCGGAAAAAAAGCCGGGCATTACGTCCAGCAACATAAAGGCGCTACACAACTCGCTCTTTCTCAACTACAAAAAATGGTATAG
- a CDS encoding UDP-glucose/GDP-mannose dehydrogenase family protein codes for MNIAVVGTGYVGLVTGTCLAETGNHVICVDIDAAKVEKMRNGIIPIYEPHLDVLFERNIKQNRLQFTTNLEQAIEKAQIIFLALPTPPGEDGSADLSYVLGVAKQLGNLMKEYKIVVDKSTVPVGTAEKVHAAIAENCKTDFDVVSNPEFLREGFAVDDFLKPDRVVIGTSSERARKLMEELYKPYVRQGNPIIFMDEKSAELTKYAANAFLATKITFMNEIANLCERVGADVDKVRIGIGSDDRIGKRFLFPGIGYGGSCFPKDVQALARSASEVNQEMRILEAVMSINEKQKTIILPKLNRYFDGNLSGKKIAIWGLAFKPDTDDIREAPALYIIDELLKAGASVAAYDPEAMDNVSKQLNGKIEFGMDEYAVLQGADALVICTEWSLFRTPDFARMKGLLKNAAIFDGRNLYGLDQMEENGFYYASIGRAVVLN; via the coding sequence ATGAATATTGCAGTAGTAGGCACCGGCTATGTCGGTCTGGTTACCGGCACTTGTCTGGCCGAAACCGGAAATCATGTAATCTGCGTGGACATTGATGCCGCTAAGGTGGAGAAGATGCGCAACGGTATCATTCCCATTTACGAGCCGCACCTTGATGTGCTTTTCGAACGTAACATCAAACAAAACCGGTTGCAGTTTACCACTAACCTGGAGCAGGCTATTGAAAAAGCGCAGATTATTTTTCTGGCGCTGCCCACCCCTCCGGGTGAAGACGGGTCTGCTGATCTTTCCTACGTATTGGGCGTGGCAAAACAGCTGGGTAATCTGATGAAGGAATACAAAATTGTGGTGGATAAAAGCACTGTGCCTGTAGGTACGGCCGAAAAAGTACACGCCGCCATTGCCGAAAACTGTAAAACCGATTTTGACGTGGTTTCGAATCCCGAATTTCTTCGTGAGGGATTTGCAGTAGATGATTTCCTGAAACCGGATCGTGTGGTGATTGGTACCAGCAGTGAGCGTGCCCGCAAACTCATGGAAGAGCTTTACAAGCCATACGTGCGTCAGGGCAATCCGATTATTTTCATGGACGAAAAATCGGCTGAGCTTACCAAGTATGCTGCCAATGCATTTCTGGCCACCAAGATTACATTCATGAACGAAATAGCCAACCTCTGTGAGCGTGTTGGCGCTGATGTGGATAAGGTGCGCATTGGTATTGGCTCTGACGATCGCATCGGTAAACGCTTTTTGTTTCCCGGCATTGGTTACGGCGGAAGCTGTTTTCCGAAAGATGTGCAGGCGCTTGCCCGCTCAGCTTCTGAAGTAAATCAGGAAATGCGCATTCTGGAAGCTGTAATGAGCATTAACGAAAAGCAAAAAACAATTATTCTGCCCAAGCTCAACCGTTATTTCGATGGTAACCTTAGCGGGAAGAAAATTGCCATCTGGGGCCTGGCGTTTAAGCCGGATACAGATGATATACGCGAAGCTCCGGCGCTGTACATAATTGACGAGTTGCTCAAAGCCGGCGCTTCAGTTGCTGCTTATGATCCGGAGGCAATGGATAATGTAAGCAAACAGCTGAACGGCAAAATTGAATTCGGTATGGATGAATATGCCGTGCTGCAGGGCGCTGATGCATTGGTTATCTGCACCGAGTGGAGCCTGTTTCGCACACCCGATTTTGCACGCATGAAAGGACTGCTGAAAAATGCTGCCATTTTTGATGGCCGTAATCTTTACGGACTTGATCAGATGGAAGAAAACGGATTTTATTACGCCAGCATCGGCCGCGCCGTTGTACTCAACTAA
- a CDS encoding SDR family oxidoreductase, whose product MSTHRKRVLITGAAGFLGSHLCDRFIAEGCHVIGMDNLITGDLKNIEHLFHLEQFEFYHHDVSKFVHVPGELDYILHFASPASPIDYLKIPIQTLKVSSLGTHNLLGLARVKKARILVASTSEVYGDPMVHPQTEDYWGNVNPIGPRGVYDEAKRFMEAMTMAYHTYHGLETRIVRIFNTYGPRMRLNDGRVLPAFIGQALRGEDLTIFGDGTQTRSFCYVDDLVEGIYRLLMSDCAEPVNVGNPQEITISDFAEEIIKLTGTSQKVVYHPLPQDDPKQRQPDITRARNLLGWEPKVDRAEGLRRTYAYFKGLSHDELYKKDHRQFDKK is encoded by the coding sequence ATGAGCACTCACCGCAAACGTGTATTAATTACCGGTGCCGCCGGTTTTCTGGGTTCGCACCTCTGCGACCGTTTCATTGCCGAAGGGTGTCATGTAATTGGCATGGACAACCTCATTACCGGCGATCTGAAAAACATCGAACATTTGTTTCATCTTGAACAATTTGAATTTTATCATCACGATGTTTCAAAGTTTGTACATGTCCCCGGTGAGCTCGATTACATATTACACTTTGCTTCTCCCGCAAGCCCGATCGACTATCTGAAAATACCAATTCAAACGCTCAAAGTAAGCTCGCTGGGCACACATAACCTGCTTGGTCTTGCGCGGGTGAAGAAAGCGCGAATTCTGGTGGCTTCTACTTCTGAGGTTTATGGCGATCCGATGGTGCATCCGCAAACCGAAGATTACTGGGGCAATGTAAACCCGATTGGCCCGCGCGGGGTATATGATGAAGCCAAGCGATTTATGGAAGCCATGACAATGGCTTATCACACCTATCACGGCTTGGAAACACGCATTGTCCGTATTTTCAATACTTACGGGCCCCGTATGCGTTTAAACGACGGACGTGTATTGCCGGCGTTTATCGGACAGGCGCTGCGCGGCGAAGACCTTACCATTTTTGGCGACGGTACGCAAACCCGCTCGTTTTGCTATGTGGATGATCTGGTAGAAGGTATTTACCGCCTGCTGATGAGCGATTGTGCCGAACCGGTTAACGTGGGCAATCCGCAGGAAATAACCATCAGCGACTTTGCCGAAGAGATCATTAAACTCACCGGGACTTCACAAAAAGTAGTCTATCATCCGCTACCTCAGGATGATCCGAAACAACGCCAGCCCGATATTACACGTGCCCGCAACCTGCTTGGCTGGGAACCCAAAGTGGACCGTGCAGAAGGCTTGCGCCGCACGTATGCCTATTTTAAAGGTCTCAGCCACGACGAACTTTACAAAAAAGATCACCGGCAATTTGATAAAAAGTGA
- a CDS encoding STAS/SEC14 domain-containing protein has translation MTNSGHAVFRAVFADVKTEENGLLHVQVKFEGELTREMLLEHKQIIFERTRHVIAAGEKLGVLFDVRQISVLKIPQTVMKENATEDPFLELQKGVALLVNSKLFQQIATFYIRIYRPSVATRVFTDEANARQWLLNL, from the coding sequence ATGACTAATTCCGGGCATGCTGTTTTTCGAGCTGTTTTTGCTGATGTAAAGACAGAAGAGAACGGATTGTTACATGTTCAGGTGAAATTTGAGGGTGAACTCACCAGAGAAATGCTGCTCGAACATAAACAGATTATTTTCGAGCGCACCCGTCACGTTATCGCTGCAGGCGAAAAACTAGGTGTGTTATTTGATGTCAGGCAGATTTCGGTGCTGAAAATTCCGCAAACGGTAATGAAAGAAAACGCCACAGAAGATCCGTTTCTTGAGCTACAGAAAGGGGTTGCTTTATTGGTAAATTCCAAACTTTTTCAGCAAATAGCTACTTTTTACATTCGCATTTACAGGCCTTCAGTGGCCACGCGTGTTTTTACCGATGAAGCAAATGCCCGTCAATGGTTACTGAACCTCTAA
- a CDS encoding DegT/DnrJ/EryC1/StrS family aminotransferase, which yields MQMVDLLGQYEHIQAEIDAAVLGVIRSSAYINGPEVKEFKAELEAYLGVKHVIPCANGTDALQIAMMALGLKPGDEVITANFTYVATAEVIALLGLTPVLVDVYPGTMDIDVEAIERAITPKTKAIVPVHLFGQCADMERIMKLAEKHNLFVIEDTAQAIGSDYTFSDGRKAKAGTIGTIGCTSFFPSKNLGCYGDGGAIYTHSDELADKMRMIANHGQSVQYYHDSIGVNSRLDSIQAAILRIKLRHLDNYAAARNRAAAWYDSHLGNHPKLTIPARVKHSDHVFHQYTLQLKGTDRQAFRDFMAERGIPTMIYYPVPLHLQKAYRDERYREGDFPVTEQLCASVVSLPIHTELDETTLQFITDSVLEFVNR from the coding sequence ATACAAATGGTCGATTTGCTCGGCCAGTATGAACATATACAGGCAGAAATTGATGCTGCAGTTCTCGGTGTTATCCGTTCTTCGGCTTACATCAACGGGCCTGAGGTAAAAGAGTTTAAGGCCGAACTGGAAGCCTATCTCGGTGTAAAGCACGTAATTCCCTGCGCCAATGGTACCGATGCCTTGCAAATTGCCATGATGGCGCTTGGCCTCAAGCCGGGCGATGAGGTAATTACTGCCAACTTCACCTACGTAGCCACTGCCGAAGTAATTGCCCTGCTTGGCTTAACGCCGGTACTGGTTGATGTATATCCCGGCACGATGGATATTGACGTGGAAGCCATTGAGCGTGCCATTACACCCAAAACCAAAGCCATTGTACCCGTGCACCTCTTTGGTCAGTGTGCCGATATGGAACGCATAATGAAACTGGCCGAAAAGCACAACCTCTTTGTAATTGAAGATACTGCTCAGGCCATTGGTTCAGATTATACATTCAGTGACGGGCGTAAAGCCAAAGCCGGCACCATTGGTACAATTGGCTGTACATCGTTTTTCCCTTCAAAAAACTTAGGCTGCTACGGCGACGGCGGCGCCATTTATACCCACAGCGACGAGCTGGCCGATAAAATGCGCATGATTGCCAATCACGGCCAGAGCGTGCAGTATTACCACGATTCAATTGGTGTAAACTCGCGTCTCGACAGTATTCAGGCAGCCATATTGCGTATCAAGCTTCGTCATCTCGATAACTATGCTGCCGCACGTAACCGCGCAGCAGCGTGGTATGATTCGCACCTGGGCAATCATCCTAAACTCACCATTCCGGCCCGTGTTAAGCACAGCGATCATGTATTTCACCAATATACGCTTCAGCTGAAAGGCACAGATCGTCAGGCTTTCCGCGATTTTATGGCTGAGCGCGGTATTCCTACCATGATTTACTATCCGGTGCCGCTGCATTTGCAGAAAGCATACCGCGATGAGCGTTACCGCGAAGGTGATTTTCCGGTTACCGAACAACTTTGCGCTTCGGTAGTATCCCTCCCCATTCATACCGAACTCGACGAAACCACACTGCAGTTTATTACCGACAGTGTGCTTGAGTTTGTGAACCGATAA